In Kocuria turfanensis, a single genomic region encodes these proteins:
- the hisH gene encoding imidazole glycerol phosphate synthase subunit HisH, producing MPEQSARPEPAARPTVTVLDYGAGNVRSAVRALEAAGADVVLSADPQAVLDADGLVVPGVGAFAAVMEGLRSVDGLRLIGRRLAGGRPVLGICVGLQVLFESGVEHGQETEGMGEWPGVVERLKADVVPHMGWNTVEPPEGSVLFRGIEDERFYFVHSYGVQEWDFPQNILKMKPPQVTWSEHGGRFVAAVENGALCATQFHPEKSSEAGIQLLRNWLGTLPRTGRLDHLKAGDPLGGDTLAGRPTLQQEGDAA from the coding sequence ATGCCGGAGCAGTCCGCGCGGCCGGAGCCGGCCGCCCGCCCCACCGTCACGGTCCTCGACTACGGCGCGGGCAACGTCCGCTCGGCCGTGCGCGCCCTCGAGGCCGCCGGAGCGGACGTGGTGCTCAGCGCCGACCCGCAGGCCGTCCTGGACGCGGACGGGCTCGTGGTCCCGGGCGTCGGCGCCTTCGCCGCGGTGATGGAGGGCCTGCGCTCCGTCGACGGCCTGCGCCTGATCGGCCGCCGACTCGCCGGCGGGCGCCCCGTGCTGGGCATCTGCGTGGGCCTGCAGGTCCTGTTCGAGTCCGGCGTCGAGCACGGCCAGGAGACCGAGGGCATGGGCGAGTGGCCCGGCGTCGTCGAGCGGCTGAAGGCCGACGTGGTCCCGCACATGGGCTGGAACACCGTCGAGCCGCCCGAGGGATCGGTGCTGTTCCGGGGCATCGAGGACGAGCGGTTCTACTTCGTGCACTCCTACGGGGTGCAGGAGTGGGACTTCCCGCAGAACATCCTGAAGATGAAGCCGCCGCAGGTCACCTGGTCCGAGCACGGGGGACGGTTCGTCGCCGCCGTGGAGAACGGGGCGCTGTGCGCCACGCAGTTCCACCCGGAGAAGTCCTCCGAGGCCGGCATCCAGCTGCTGCGCAACTGGCTGGGCACCCTCCCGCGGACCGGCCGGCTGGACCACCTCAAGGCCGGGGACCCCCTGGGCGGGGACACCCTGGCCGGGCGCCCGACCCTCCAGCAGGAGGGCGACGCCGCGTGA
- the priA gene encoding bifunctional 1-(5-phosphoribosyl)-5-((5-phosphoribosylamino)methylideneamino)imidazole-4-carboxamide isomerase/phosphoribosylanthranilate isomerase PriA: protein MPLSETPRLQLLPAVDVADGQAVRLVQGEAGSETGYGDPLEAALAWQEAGAEWIHLVDLDAAFGRGDNIEVLRRVAAELELKVEMSGGIRDDASLERALSLDPARINLGTAALENPEWTGKVIAQHGEVIAVGLDVRGTTLAARGWTEEGGDLWEVLDRLEEHGCARYVVTDVTKDGTLKGPNLELLKEVATRTDKPVVASGGISSLDDLAALRTLVPSGVEGAIVGKALYAGRFTLGEALDVAGRPAAR from the coding sequence ATGCCCCTGAGCGAGACCCCCCGCCTGCAGCTGCTGCCCGCCGTCGACGTCGCCGACGGCCAGGCCGTGCGCCTGGTCCAGGGCGAGGCCGGCTCCGAGACCGGCTACGGCGACCCCCTGGAGGCCGCGCTCGCCTGGCAGGAGGCCGGGGCGGAGTGGATCCACCTCGTGGACCTCGACGCCGCCTTCGGCCGCGGGGACAACATCGAGGTGCTGCGCCGCGTCGCGGCCGAGCTGGAGCTGAAGGTCGAGATGTCCGGCGGCATCCGGGACGACGCCTCGCTGGAGCGGGCCCTGTCCCTGGACCCGGCCCGGATCAACCTCGGCACCGCCGCCCTGGAGAACCCCGAGTGGACCGGGAAGGTGATCGCCCAGCACGGCGAGGTCATCGCGGTGGGCCTCGACGTGCGCGGCACCACGCTCGCCGCGCGCGGCTGGACCGAGGAGGGCGGTGACCTCTGGGAGGTCCTGGACCGCCTCGAGGAGCACGGCTGCGCCCGGTACGTGGTCACCGACGTCACCAAGGACGGCACCCTCAAGGGCCCCAACCTCGAGCTGCTGAAGGAGGTCGCCACCCGCACGGACAAGCCGGTGGTCGCCTCCGGCGGCATCTCCTCCCTCGACGACCTCGCGGCCCTGCGCACCCTCGTGCCCTCCGGCGTGGAGGGCGCCATCGTGGGCAAGGCCCTCTACGCGGGCCGGTTCACGCTCGGGGAGGCCCTCGACGTGGCGGGCCGTCCGGCGGCGCGGTGA
- a CDS encoding SseB family protein — MTERRLPAHIAAQLASAGGTEDTGGQAWAGRNLGEGTSHTHRFPDDDGAAAAAVLDALAGLRAGAGDESPVVAALARTRVFVPVVAEVSSSTVTASGHVADKEADMALVSLRAADGRPVLPVFTSTAALAAWHPQARPVATDVRRAAVAAVKDGTQLLVLDPGADLPFVVRRPALWALAQGRAWTPSYRSPAVAEAVRRCAEGLPGVASAGTAPGSGVAARAADGTVVDGGGAGPELAVVLSLHAGLDRTQVDDVLARFQARLSVEPALAEDVDSMQLRLTTAG, encoded by the coding sequence GTGACCGAGCGCCGACTCCCCGCCCACATCGCGGCCCAGCTCGCGAGCGCCGGCGGCACGGAGGACACCGGCGGGCAGGCCTGGGCGGGGCGCAACCTGGGGGAGGGCACCAGCCACACCCACCGGTTCCCCGACGACGACGGCGCCGCCGCCGCGGCGGTCCTCGACGCGCTCGCCGGCCTGCGGGCCGGCGCCGGGGACGAGTCGCCGGTGGTCGCCGCCCTGGCCCGCACCCGGGTGTTCGTGCCGGTCGTGGCCGAGGTCTCCTCCTCGACCGTGACCGCCTCCGGGCACGTGGCCGACAAGGAGGCGGACATGGCGCTCGTGTCCCTGCGGGCGGCCGACGGCCGCCCGGTGCTGCCGGTGTTCACGTCCACCGCGGCCCTGGCCGCCTGGCACCCCCAGGCCCGGCCCGTGGCCACCGACGTCCGCCGGGCGGCGGTGGCGGCGGTCAAGGACGGCACCCAGCTGCTCGTGCTCGACCCCGGCGCGGACCTGCCCTTCGTCGTGCGCCGGCCGGCGCTCTGGGCGCTGGCCCAGGGCCGGGCCTGGACGCCCTCCTACCGCAGCCCGGCCGTCGCCGAGGCGGTGCGCCGCTGCGCGGAGGGACTGCCCGGGGTGGCCTCGGCGGGAACCGCGCCCGGCAGCGGCGTCGCGGCCCGGGCCGCGGACGGCACGGTCGTCGACGGCGGAGGAGCCGGCCCGGAGCTGGCGGTCGTGCTCTCCCTGCACGCCGGGCTGGACCGGACGCAGGTGGACGACGTGCTCGCCCGCTTCCAGGCCCGGCTCAGCGTCGAGCCGGCCCTCGCCGAGGACGTGGACTCGATGCAGCTGCGCCTCACGACCGCGGGCTGA
- a CDS encoding DUF1844 domain-containing protein gives MTSENTFRFDDDAARSGQDIPQETVQAVDEQMRDIAEVPAIEVITTAAVHLMSAAAVKCGLAAGEDADELKDLDEARKLITALAGFVTAAAPEIGSQHAAPLRDGLRTLQLAFREASLYPDAPGQGPGEKFTGPVS, from the coding sequence ATGACTTCCGAGAACACCTTCCGCTTCGACGACGACGCCGCCCGCTCCGGCCAGGACATCCCGCAGGAGACGGTGCAGGCCGTCGACGAGCAGATGCGCGACATCGCGGAGGTCCCCGCCATCGAGGTCATCACGACCGCCGCCGTCCACCTGATGAGCGCGGCCGCCGTGAAGTGCGGCCTGGCCGCCGGCGAGGACGCGGACGAGCTCAAGGACCTGGACGAGGCGCGCAAGCTCATCACCGCCCTGGCCGGCTTTGTCACGGCCGCCGCCCCGGAGATCGGGTCCCAGCACGCCGCCCCGCTGCGCGACGGCCTGCGCACGCTGCAGCTGGCCTTCCGCGAGGCCTCCCTCTACCCGGACGCACCCGGGCAGGGGCCGGGCGAGAAGTTCACCGGACCGGTGAGCTGA
- a CDS encoding DUF503 domain-containing protein, translated as MWIGWIEFDLLLGDVHSLKAKRSLVRPLVAELRRRFPVSAAEVGHLDLHRRALVGAGAVAGDSAHLVDVLDQLERFVAARPETELLSARRGLHTTEDE; from the coding sequence GTGTGGATCGGGTGGATCGAGTTCGACCTGCTGCTGGGGGACGTGCACTCCCTGAAGGCCAAGCGGTCGCTGGTGCGGCCCCTCGTGGCCGAGCTGCGCCGCCGCTTCCCGGTGAGCGCCGCGGAGGTCGGCCACCTCGACCTGCACCGCCGGGCCCTGGTGGGGGCCGGCGCGGTCGCCGGGGACTCCGCCCACCTCGTCGACGTCCTCGACCAGCTCGAGCGCTTCGTGGCCGCCCGCCCCGAGACGGAGCTGCTCTCGGCACGCCGGGGCCTGCACACGACCGAGGACGAGTGA
- the infC gene encoding translation initiation factor IF-3 codes for MNDRIRVPEVRLVGPAGEQVGIVRVEDALRLARESDLDLVEVAPNAKPPVAKLMDFGKYKYEAAVKARESRKNQTNTVLKEVRFRLKIDTHDYETKVGHAKRFLGAGDKVKAMIQFRGREQQRPEMGVRLLERFANDVAEVGAVESSPRVDGRNMVMVVGPLKNKAEAKAEARRQKQREEARAENDRKAKEKVDTSSAEPVTQSIGDAFPAELREQAARTEEPAQQTAPEPEAQQAAPEPEVQEAAPAAPAATEQEAAPAAPAETAPRPAAPAAPKAAVPQAPRPAPKAPRPGPRPGAKPGPRA; via the coding sequence ATCAATGACAGAATCCGAGTCCCCGAAGTCCGTCTCGTCGGACCCGCAGGCGAGCAGGTCGGCATCGTCCGCGTCGAGGACGCACTGAGGCTGGCCCGCGAATCGGATCTCGATCTGGTCGAGGTGGCGCCCAACGCCAAGCCGCCGGTGGCCAAGCTCATGGACTTCGGCAAGTACAAGTACGAGGCCGCGGTCAAGGCCCGGGAGTCGCGCAAGAACCAGACGAACACGGTCCTCAAGGAGGTCCGGTTCCGGCTCAAGATCGACACCCACGACTACGAGACCAAGGTCGGCCACGCCAAGCGCTTCCTCGGCGCCGGCGACAAGGTCAAGGCCATGATCCAGTTCCGCGGCCGTGAGCAGCAGCGCCCCGAGATGGGCGTGCGCCTGCTCGAGCGCTTCGCGAACGACGTCGCCGAGGTCGGCGCGGTCGAGTCGAGCCCCCGGGTCGACGGACGCAACATGGTCATGGTCGTGGGCCCGCTGAAGAACAAGGCCGAGGCCAAGGCCGAGGCGCGCCGCCAGAAGCAGCGCGAGGAGGCCCGGGCCGAGAACGACCGGAAGGCCAAGGAGAAGGTCGACACCTCCTCCGCCGAGCCCGTGACCCAGTCGATCGGGGACGCGTTCCCGGCCGAGCTGCGCGAGCAGGCCGCCCGGACCGAGGAGCCGGCGCAGCAGACCGCGCCGGAGCCCGAGGCGCAGCAGGCCGCGCCGGAGCCCGAGGTCCAGGAGGCGGCACCTGCCGCCCCCGCGGCCACGGAGCAGGAGGCGGCTCCCGCCGCCCCCGCGGAGACGGCGCCGCGTCCCGCGGCACCGGCGGCGCCGAAGGCCGCGGTCCCCCAGGCGCCGCGGCCGGCGCCCAAGGCCCCGCGGCCCGGCCCGAGGCCGGGCGCCAAGCCCGGTCCGCGGGCCTGA
- the rpmI gene encoding 50S ribosomal protein L35: MPKMKTHSGAKKRFKLTGTGKVKRQQANRRHYLEHKSSRLTRRLASDQIVTPGEAKVIKKMLGK, from the coding sequence ATGCCGAAGATGAAGACCCACAGCGGGGCGAAGAAGCGCTTCAAGCTCACCGGTACCGGCAAGGTGAAGCGCCAGCAGGCCAACCGCCGCCACTACCTGGAGCACAAGTCCTCCCGCCTGACCCGCCGCCTGGCCTCCGACCAGATCGTCACCCCCGGCGAGGCCAAGGTCATCAAGAAGATGCTGGGCAAGTAA
- the rplT gene encoding 50S ribosomal protein L20: MARVKRAVNAHKKRREILEQASGYRGQRSRLYRKAKEQVTHSFVYSYNDRRKRKGDFRRLWIQRINAAARANGLTYNRFIQGLKAAEVEVDRRMLAELAVNDQQAFAGLVEIAKNALPEDTSAPREAAA, translated from the coding sequence GTGGCACGTGTGAAGCGGGCGGTCAACGCCCACAAGAAGCGCCGGGAAATCCTCGAGCAGGCCTCCGGCTACCGCGGCCAGCGCTCGCGCCTCTACCGCAAGGCGAAGGAGCAGGTCACCCACTCGTTCGTCTACAGCTACAACGACCGCCGCAAGCGCAAGGGCGACTTCCGCCGGCTGTGGATCCAGCGCATCAACGCCGCTGCCCGCGCCAACGGCCTGACCTACAACCGCTTCATCCAGGGTCTGAAGGCCGCCGAGGTGGAGGTCGACCGCCGCATGCTCGCCGAGCTGGCCGTCAACGACCAGCAGGCCTTCGCCGGGCTGGTCGAGATCGCCAAGAACGCCCTGCCGGAGGACACCTCCGCGCCGCGCGAAGCCGCAGCCTGA
- a CDS encoding TrmH family RNA methyltransferase translates to MNLTERLADRPMSNPRADRVRDVAGLAGRSARSKRGLFLAEGPQNAREALARHLESPCVDAVYVTEDALAQHPDVTALLERVAADRAVFVRLVTREVLAAMSDAVSPQGVVVVCRSLDVPAAGIFRSAPQLVAVLARVQDPGNAGTLLRAADAAGADALVLGTGSVDVYNPKAVRSTAGSLFHLPVAVGADLPELVRAARAAGCGVLAADGRGDVDLDRLQDSSAARAAGAPPDDSGYDLARPTVWLFGNEAQGLSEEEKALADHRVAVPVYGRAESLNVGTAATVCLYASARAQRRAGRARR, encoded by the coding sequence GTGAACCTCACGGAGCGCCTGGCCGACCGGCCGATGTCCAACCCCCGAGCCGATCGGGTGCGGGACGTCGCGGGACTGGCCGGGCGCTCCGCGCGTTCCAAGCGCGGGCTGTTCCTCGCCGAGGGGCCGCAGAACGCCCGGGAGGCCCTCGCCCGGCACCTGGAGTCCCCGTGCGTGGACGCCGTCTACGTCACCGAGGACGCGCTGGCGCAGCACCCGGACGTCACCGCCCTGCTCGAGCGCGTGGCCGCCGACCGTGCCGTGTTCGTCCGCCTGGTCACCCGGGAGGTGCTCGCGGCGATGAGCGACGCGGTGAGCCCGCAGGGCGTCGTCGTGGTCTGCCGGTCCCTGGACGTGCCCGCGGCCGGGATCTTCCGGTCGGCCCCGCAGTTGGTGGCTGTGCTGGCCCGGGTGCAGGACCCGGGCAACGCGGGCACGCTCCTGCGCGCCGCGGACGCCGCGGGGGCCGACGCGCTGGTGCTCGGCACCGGCAGCGTCGACGTCTACAACCCCAAGGCGGTCCGGTCCACCGCCGGATCCCTGTTCCACCTGCCCGTGGCCGTGGGCGCGGACCTGCCCGAGCTGGTCCGGGCCGCCCGCGCGGCCGGCTGCGGCGTCCTCGCCGCCGACGGCCGCGGCGACGTCGACCTCGACCGGCTCCAGGACTCCTCCGCCGCCCGTGCCGCCGGGGCCCCGCCCGACGACTCCGGCTACGACCTGGCCCGCCCCACCGTGTGGCTGTTCGGCAACGAGGCCCAGGGGCTGTCGGAGGAGGAGAAGGCCCTGGCCGACCACCGCGTGGCCGTGCCGGTGTACGGCCGGGCGGAGTCCCTCAACGTGGGCACCGCGGCCACCGTGTGCCTCTACGCCTCGGCGCGCGCGCAGCGACGGGCCGGGCGGGCGCGCCGATGA
- a CDS encoding NUDIX domain-containing protein, producing the protein MTAPLPAAFRTQVVGAALLDDPHRPTAFLAAQRAYPAGLRGLWEFPGGKQEPGETCEAALRRECAEELGAHVELLAEVPGPHPQGWPLKDTAAMRVWTGVLAAGSPAPAAGQDHLAVRWVPLGDAAAALALPWIPADLPIVRALLARLTA; encoded by the coding sequence ATGACCGCGCCGCTGCCCGCCGCGTTCCGCACCCAGGTGGTCGGTGCCGCCCTGCTGGACGACCCGCACCGTCCCACGGCGTTCCTCGCCGCCCAGCGCGCCTACCCGGCGGGGCTGCGCGGGCTGTGGGAGTTCCCGGGCGGCAAGCAGGAGCCCGGCGAGACCTGCGAGGCCGCCCTGCGGCGCGAGTGCGCCGAGGAGCTCGGCGCGCACGTGGAGCTGCTGGCGGAGGTGCCCGGCCCGCACCCGCAGGGCTGGCCCCTGAAGGACACGGCGGCGATGCGCGTCTGGACCGGCGTGCTCGCGGCGGGTTCGCCCGCTCCCGCGGCCGGGCAGGACCACCTGGCCGTGCGCTGGGTGCCGCTCGGCGACGCCGCCGCCGCGCTGGCCCTGCCCTGGATCCCGGCCGACCTGCCGATCGTGCGGGCGCTGCTCGCCCGGCTCACCGCCTGA
- a CDS encoding eCIS core domain-containing protein has translation MSAPAGRRARLRAAWNMANLSTPLGLLVAALTGTRVVRGPEGLLLGFGYRPRLPRAGAFTVGNVVLFRAGPDDVAARPRLLAHESRHASQYALCLGLPFLPLYGAAAGWSVLRCGHPAPHNPFEVRAGLADGGYRVRPRRRRKRTRP, from the coding sequence ATGAGCGCTCCGGCCGGCCGCCGGGCCCGCCTGCGCGCGGCCTGGAACATGGCGAACCTGTCCACCCCCCTGGGGCTGCTGGTGGCCGCGCTCACGGGCACGCGCGTGGTGCGCGGTCCCGAGGGGCTGCTGCTGGGCTTCGGCTACCGGCCGCGGCTGCCCAGGGCGGGGGCGTTCACCGTGGGCAACGTGGTCCTCTTCCGGGCCGGGCCCGACGACGTCGCCGCCCGCCCGCGGCTGCTGGCCCACGAGTCCCGCCACGCCAGCCAGTACGCCCTGTGCCTGGGCCTGCCGTTCCTGCCCCTCTACGGCGCCGCCGCCGGGTGGTCGGTGCTGCGCTGCGGGCACCCGGCCCCGCACAACCCGTTCGAGGTGCGGGCGGGCCTGGCCGACGGCGGCTACCGTGTCCGGCCCCGCCGCCGGAGGAAGCGCACCCGCCCGTGA
- the pheS gene encoding phenylalanine--tRNA ligase subunit alpha, with product MSELPSETAPSGAVDPTDEAAVAAAVEAALAAVGNAQDLDELKEVRLAHAGERSPLALANRQIGSLDKTQKAAAGKLVGQARGRVNQAIAARTTVLEEERDARILVEEAVDVTAAGRRRKLGGRHPLTNLMERIGETFVAMGWEVADGPEVESEWYNFDSLNFKPDHPARELQDTFFVDPPEAHLVLRTHTSPVQMRTLLTRELPVYVVVPGRTYRTDELDATHTPVFHQVEGLAVDKGLSMADLKGTLEHFARQMFGPEARIRLRPNYFPFTEPSAELDVWHPNAKGGPRWIEWGGCGMVHPNVLRAAGIDPEVHSGFAFGMGIERTLMFRNNVPDMHDMVEGDIRFSEHFGMEI from the coding sequence ATGTCTGAACTGCCATCCGAGACCGCGCCGAGCGGCGCGGTCGACCCGACCGACGAGGCCGCGGTCGCCGCGGCCGTGGAGGCGGCCCTGGCCGCCGTCGGAAACGCCCAGGACCTCGACGAGCTCAAGGAGGTCCGGCTCGCGCACGCGGGGGAGCGGTCCCCGCTGGCGCTGGCCAACCGGCAGATCGGCTCGCTCGACAAGACGCAGAAGGCCGCCGCCGGCAAGCTCGTGGGCCAGGCCCGCGGCCGCGTGAACCAGGCGATCGCCGCCCGCACCACGGTGCTCGAGGAGGAGCGCGACGCCCGGATCCTGGTGGAGGAGGCGGTGGACGTCACCGCCGCCGGCCGCCGCCGGAAGCTGGGCGGGCGGCACCCGCTGACCAACCTCATGGAGCGCATCGGCGAGACCTTCGTGGCCATGGGCTGGGAGGTCGCCGACGGGCCCGAGGTCGAGTCCGAGTGGTACAACTTCGACTCCTTGAACTTCAAGCCGGACCACCCCGCCCGGGAGCTGCAGGACACGTTCTTCGTGGACCCGCCCGAGGCCCACCTCGTGCTGCGCACGCACACCTCCCCGGTGCAGATGCGCACCCTGCTGACCCGGGAGCTGCCGGTCTACGTCGTCGTCCCCGGGCGCACCTACCGCACCGACGAGCTCGACGCCACGCACACCCCCGTCTTCCACCAGGTCGAGGGCCTGGCCGTGGACAAGGGCCTGTCGATGGCCGACCTCAAGGGCACGCTCGAGCACTTCGCCCGGCAGATGTTCGGCCCGGAGGCGAGGATCCGGCTGCGCCCCAACTACTTCCCGTTCACCGAGCCCTCGGCCGAGCTGGACGTGTGGCACCCGAACGCCAAGGGCGGGCCGCGGTGGATCGAGTGGGGCGGCTGCGGCATGGTCCACCCCAACGTGCTGCGCGCCGCCGGCATCGACCCCGAGGTGCACTCCGGCTTCGCGTTCGGCATGGGCATCGAGCGGACCCTGATGTTCCGCAACAACGTCCCGGACATGCACGACATGGTCGAGGGCGACATCCGCTTCAGCGAGCACTTCGGGATGGAGATCTAA